The nucleotide window CGTCGTCGTCGGCGGCGGCAACGGCGGTGCCGGGGTCGCGCCACGGCACCGGCCCGACCCCGACGGGCGCCCCGCCCGGCGTGGTGAAGTACGCGGGCAGGCCCGGCAGCCGCTGTGCCGCGGCCGACTCGGCACGGCGGCGTGCCACCAGGTCCCGCAGGCTCGCGTCGGGCAGGGTGCCGTCGAACGCGCCGAGCACCTCCTCGACCCGCAGGTGCGCCACGTCGCCGGCCTCGTCCAGCATCCCCGCGGCGACCAGCCGCTCGGCCAGGCGCCAGAACACGTCGCGGGAGATCCCGTAGAGCTGGCTCCGGCAGAACCGGGTGTCCTCCCGGGCCCGCACGAAGAACCGCAGCCACGCGACGAGGACGCCGATGACCGCCCGGCGCGCCGGGTTCGGGCAGGTCTCGCGCAGCGTGCGCCGCGCCTGCTCGGCGGCCCGCCGCTCGTCGGCGACGCTGCCGGCCACGGTCAGCCCTTGCGTGACGAACGGCCGCAGCGTGGACAGGATCATCCAGGGCCGCTGCCGGGGCGTGACCGCCTCCAGCTTCAGGTCGTGCGGCGCGCGGTCGCCGAAGCGGGCCAGGTGCCGGGCGAACGCGCCGGCGACCTCGGCGCCGTGCCGTCCGGCCGCGATGTCGTCCCAGGCCTCCGGCTCGGGCCGCTCCAGCACCGCCCGGCGCAGCGCCGGGGCCGCGTTGACCAGCTCAGCCAGGGCGATCGCCGACCGGACCGACTGAAGCGTCCGGTTGGCCCGGCCGCCGGACACGAGCTGCGGCAGCAGCGCCGCGCCGGCGCGCGTCCAGCGGGTCAGCAGCACGCTCGCGAGCGCCATGACGGCCAGCCCGAAGTAGCTGTTCACCATCGTGACGCCCCAGCGCCGCTCGGCCTCGGCCCACATGTGCCGGTAGCCGGCGATCAGCTCGTCCGCCGAGCGGCCGTCGAGCGCCGCCGAGTCCGCGACGAACCGGTCCCACCAGCGCAGGAACGAACGGGTGTCGCGCGGCTGGCGGGCCAGCAGCAGCGCGAGCCGCGGCGCCGCACGCAGTACGCGCAGCCACGGCCGCCCGCCGGGCGCGGCGTGCATGCCGGTGCGCTCGGTGAGACCGAGCGAGCGCTCCCACAGCGGGCGCATCAGGTCGAACCCGGGTATCCGGCCGTGCAGGGCGAACCACGCGTCCAGCCGGTAGTACACCCGGCCGTCCAGGTAGCCGATCATGCGGCTCAGGTGGTGCCGGTCGCGGCGCAGCGACTCCTCGGGCACACCCATGCGCCGGTAGAAGTCGGTGAAGCCCGCCTGGTAGAAGACGCACGCCTGCGAGTAGGTCAGCGCGCTGGTCAGCCCGGGGAAGCTCTCGGTGAGGTTGTGGTTGGTCCACGGCACCTCCGCGCCGTCCGGCCGGTGATCCAGCACCACCGGCCTCGCCTGCACCAGGTGGATCGTCCCGTCCGCGGTGATGGTGCCCTCGACGTCCTGCGGCCCGTCGAAGAGCTCCTGCGCCGCGACCGCCAGCGCGCACACCTCGCGCACCTCCGCGGAGCTGAGCACCGGCGCCTGCGCCCGGTCGGCGGGCACGGGCAGCGGGACCGGCCCGTCGCCGGGCCGTTCCGGATCCAGGCCGACCATCGTGGTCTTGGCGACGGCGTCGACCTCGATCGCGCCCGTCGCGCCGTCCACGAAGAAGTGGTCGATGTCGGCCTTCTCCTGCACGATCCCCTCGCCGATGCCGTGCGCGGCGGCGATCACCCGCCGGTCGGCGCCGGTGCGCGGGTCGCGGGTGAACGCGACGAACGACCGCGTGCCGAGCACCATCCGCTGCACGCCGACCGCGACCCGGACGGCGGCCGGGTCCAGCCCGCGCCGCACCCGGTACAGGACCGCCTCGGGGTTGTAGGCGGAGGCCCAGCAGTCCACGATGCGGGCCGGTACGGCGTGGCGGCCGACGTAGAGGTAGCTGTCCGACAGCCCGGCGAACGGGTCGTCGGCGCCGTCCTCGCCGGTGCCGTCGGCGGCCGCCACCACGCAGGCCCGGACGGCGACCAGGCCGTCCTCGCCGGCGATCGCGTCGAACCCGGCCAGCACCTGTTCCGCGAGCCCGGCGGGCAGCCCGCCGCCGCGGACCCGGTCCCGGTTGACGCCCGCCCAGGCGATGAGCGCGCTGGTGTCCGCGTGCGGCCCGGGCAACGGCGTGGCGGCGGGCGTCAGCTCCGCGAACGCCTCGCCGGTGAGGCAGAGGAAGCGGGGCACCGGCATCCCGGCGCGGCGCATCCGGTCCTGCCGGGCGAACTTGTGGCCGACCAGGGTCGGGTCGGACAGTCCCGGTCCGTCCAGTACGAGCCGCATCCTCACCACACCCCGGGCATCAGGCGGGCGCGGCCGCCGGCGTAGGCGCGGTAGCCGGGAACGCCGAGCAGCACCTGCTCCTCGACGCCGATCCGCCAGACCACCACGGTGCACAGCGCGGCGAGCAGCAGCACGCTGAGCGGATTGGCGAAGTAGGCCACGAACCCGGCGTTCGCCAGGAGCATCCCGGTGTACGCGGGGTGCCGCACGAACCGGTACGGCCCCGTGCTCACGATCGAGTGGTCCGAGTAGCGGACGACGTGATGGGAGTAGAAGCGGCCCAGCGTCCTGATGGCGACCAGCCGCAGCGCGACGGCGCCGGCGAACAGCGCGATCGGCAGCACCATCCACGCCGACAGCCGGTCCCACCGCAGCGGCCAGAGCGCGGCCGAGACGCCGACGCCGGCCCGGCTCAGCGCGTACGGGAGAAGGGTGTGGTTCTCGGCGGGCGCCTCCGACGGTTGGCGTACCGTGATCCGGCTCTCGACCAGGATCCACAGCAGATAGGCGCCGCAGAGCACGGCCGCGACCAGGTGCGGCGGCCGGCTCGCCTGCGCGGCGTGCACGCCGATCGCGACGACGAACGCGGCGACGGTGACCGGCAGCAGGGCACGCAGGCCCGCGACGACAAGGCGCTGGTTCATCGCTCGCCCCCGATGTCGCCGCGGAACCGGGCGTACTCGTCCGGGCCGAGCATCTTGCTGGCGAAGCGGAGCGAGCCGAGCACCGGGCCCCGGCCGTCGGCGGCGATCAGGTCGAAGTGGAACTTGGCCTTGTCGCCCTCGATCGGCGCCTGCTGCCACCGCAGTGCGACCGGCAGCGAGCGCGGCAGGCGCATGGGCAGGTCCGCGGTCACCCCGATCCACAGCATGTGCGCGTCCAGCGGCCACTCGCCGAGCCGGTGCGGCAGCCAGGTCGAGAACTGCCGGCCGGCCTCGATGAGGTACTCGACCGCGTGCGCGCCGGGTCGGCGCCCGGCGAGGGCGTGCCCGTCCGACGGCGGCAGCACCGCGGCGGTGACGTGCCCGTCGCCCTGCTCGGGCGCGCCGATCATGATGTTCTCGTCGCGGGACCGGTGCACCAGGGCCGCGTTCGCCGGTGCCCGCCGGCCCGGGTCGGTCCGGGACCCGCGCGCGGGCAGGTCGTCGTCGGCGGAGAACTCGAACCAGCCGTCGGCGACGGTCACGGGGCCCTGGGTGACCGCGATCCGGCCGCGCTCGCCGCCGGAGACCAGCACCACGGGAGCCGGATCGAGTTCGCAGATGCTCCGGAACGTCATCGCGGCCCGGCACCGGTCGCCGGACTCCCCGCCGGCGCCCGCGCGCACCAGGCCGACCGCGCCGCAGACGAGCAGCATGCCGGGAACGTGGTCGAGCGGGTGGTCGAAGAAGAACGGATCGTTCTGGTCGATGTGCAGGCGGGTCGTCAGTTCCGGTGGTTCGTGTTTCCGCAGCGCGGTCGCTGAACTGCCCTGTCTCATTGCCCGGTACCTCCCGTTCATGTGGTTTGGTGGTCAGGACCAGCGGTCGACGTGCAGCACCTCTTCGAGGGGCAGCCGCCGGGCCGGCCGGAACTCGCTGCCGACCGCGTACGCGGTCGGGATCAGGGCGCCCTGGCGCACGTTGTCCGGCAGCCCCAGCACCTCGGCCACCTCCCGCTCGTAGGCGAGGTGCACGGTGGTCCAGGCGGTGCCGAGACCCCGGGACCGGGCGGCGAGCATGTAGCTCCAGGCGGCGGGCAGCAGCGAACCCCAGAGGCTGGCCTGGCTGCCCTCGGGCAGCGCGGCGGACTCGAGCTCGAGGCAGGGGATCACCAGCACGGGTACGTCGGCGATGTGCCGGGCGAGATGACCGGCGCTCGCCACCATGGCGGCGGGATATTCCTCCTGCCGCGGCAGGAAACGCTCCCGCCAGGCGCGGGTGTGCCAGTGCCCGACGGCCGCCCGCTGTGCCGGATCGGTGACGACCACCCACCGCCACGGCTGCGCGTTGCCGCCGGAGGGCGCCTGCAGCGCGATGCGCAGGCAGTCCTTGACGACGTCGAGCTCCACCGGCCGGGTGATGTCCAGCCGCCGGCGCACGGCGCGTGTCGTGGTGAGCAGCTGATCCGGAGTCAGCGCGCCGGGGTCCCGTTCCATGGGCCTGATACTAAGTGGACCGACCGTCATAGTTGATTGACTATGATCTCTCTAACTCGTCACAGTTCCATTGGGTGAGATCGATACCCCGGTGTGCAGGCACGTCACGCGGATGTATGCGCATGGTCACACAATGTTTACCTGCTGGCGGATCGGGCGGGCCGGGGTCGGATGGACGGCCGGTGCCGCGCGCCGCCGCGACGTGCGAGATTGTCGCGCGGCCGGCGCGACGCCGGCCCGTGACGGGATGGGAAACGGCGATGGAGGACGCGCTGGCGGCGTACGGCGCGGGGCGCGAGGACGCCCTTGCCGGCAGCCGGGACGCGGCGCGGGCGAAGCACCCGGAGACCGGCGCGGACTACCGGATCGGTTTCCTCGACGGCCGCCTCGAGATCTTCCGGATGCTCGCCTCGCTCCGCGAGATCCTGGAGGGCAACGGCTGACCCACCGGGAGACCGCGGTCACGACCGGCGAGCCCCTGACGATGGCGCGCGGGAATACCGGTATAAAAATGACGGTAGCCGGAGGGGGAGACCGTCGTGATCGAGCTCAAGTCCGCCGAGGAGATCGGCCGGATGGCGGTGGCCGGCCGGTTCGTCGGCGAGTTGCTCGCCGAGCTGGGCGATGTCGCCGAGGTCGGCGTCAACCTGATGGACCTCGAGCATCACGCCCGCCGCCGGATCAAGGAGCGCGGTGCCGAGTCCTGCTACTGGGACTACGCCCCCGCGTTCGGCCGCGGCCCGTTCCGCAACGTGCTGTGCCTGTCGGTGAACGACGCGGTGCTGCACGGGCTGCCGCACGACTACGTGTTGCGCGACGGTGACCTTCTCAGCGTCGACATGGCGGCCGGCATCGACGGGTGGGTCGCCGACTCCGCGCTCTCCGTCGTCGTCGGCACGCCCGACCCGGCCGACCTGAAGCTGATCGAGGCGACCGAGGTCGCGCTGGAGGCCGGCATCGCCGCCGCCCAGCCCGGCGGCCGCCTCGGCGACATCTCCGCGGCGATCGGCGAGGTCGCGCACTCCTACGGCTACGGGGTCAACACCGAGTTCGGCGGGCACGGCATCGGCCGCACCATGCATGAGGCCCCGCACGTACCCAACACCGGCCGGGCCCGCCGCGGCATGAGGCTCGACCCGGGCCTCACCATCGCCGTCGAGCCGTGGTTCTGCCGCTCCACCGACGCGATCAGGTTCGACGGCGACGGCTGGACGATCCGCTCCGCCGACGGCTCCCGCACCGCCCACTCCGAACACACGGTCGCCATCACGGCCTCCGGCCCACAGGTGCTGACCCGCCGCCCCGCGGCCGACTGACCCGCATCGCCGCGGGCGTCACGGCGCGGCGTCGGCCGTGCGGACCGTGCGGAGCAGGAAGCCGCGCAGGGTGAGCGGCCCGCCGGCCGTCTCGGCGGCCACGTCGATGCTCTCGATCCTCGTGGTCGTCCAGTCCGGTCCGGCGAAGCGTGCGCGCAGGTACTCCTCGGTCACGCCCCAGCCGTGACCCGCCTCAATGGACACCGCGAGCACGAAGACCGTCGCGCCCGGCGCCGCGAGGCGCGGCAGCAGCGCGAGGTAGTCGTCCGCCGCGCCGTCGGCGCGGCGGTGGAGGATGTGCAGCAGGCCGGAGTCGAAGACCGAGTCGAACGAGGCCGGCGGCAGGGACAGCCGCGTGGCGTCCTGGACCTCGAAGTGCACCGGCAGGCCCGCGGCGGCCGCCTTGGCGCGGGCCACGCCGATCGCCACCGGCGAGACGTCGACCGCCGTCACGTCGTAGCCGCGGCGGGCCAGGGTGAGCGCGAGATCGCCCGTGCCGCAGCCGACGTCGAGCACCCTCGGGCCCTTCACATGGCCGTCGAGCGCGGCCGCGAGCGCGGGCTGCGGCCCGCCGATGTCCCACGGCGGCCCGCCCGAGGCGGCGGTGGCGCGGTAGATCTCGTCGAATTCGGCGCCGGGCGCGGTCATCACAAACCTCCTGCCGCCCTCGAAGATGACGAAACCGCCCAGAGGGACGCCGCCATCATCGCAGTTTCGTCGTGACAAGAACCACCGGCGGCGCGCCCTGGATACCCGTTTTTGGGTAGTGCGGGCGGTCGGTGTCCCGCCCGCAACCCGACCGGTCGTCGGGTTAGTGAACCGTGTGGCTGCGGTGGCTCGGGGCCGGGCTGACGACGGCGGCGTTCGTGCCGATGCATATGGGTGCGCCTCCCGAATCTGGGAAGCCGCTCTCGGCCACGGAGTCCCGCCCGTCGAGAGCGTCAGAGAAGACTGACTCCTATCAGCGACTTCGATGGGCGGGAGCGAGGTTGGGTCAGACAACAGCTGACCTCGCACGTGGGTTGAAGGACAAGGATCGTTAGTGTCCTACCGCCTTGAGACCATCCTGCCCCGCCTCACTCACTTCGGACTGACCGCGGCCCTCGTGGCCACCATCGGCGTGTCCGTGCGGCCGACGGCCGCGACGGCCGCACCCCGCGCCTCCGAGGCGGTGGCCGCCACGAAGCCACCGGCTCGTGCCACCGCCGCGGCGGCCGCGAAGGCCCGTGCCGCCAAGAACGCCCGGCTGAACGCGGCCGCCCGGGCCCGCGGGCTGCGGATCGTCGCGTTCGCGAAGGCGCAGAAGGGCAAGCCCTACCGGATGGGCTCGATCGGGCCCCGGTCGTTCGACTGCTCCGGGCTGACCAGATACACGTACCGCCGGGCGGACCTGAAGATCGCGCGCACCGCCAACAGCCAGTACCACCAGGCCCGGCGGATCTCCGGCAAGAGCCTGCGCCCCGGCGACCTGGTCTTCTGGGTCCGCGGCGGGCACGCCTACCACGTCGGCGTCTACGCCGGTAAGGGCAAGGTGTGGCACGCGCCGAAGCCCGGCGACCAGGTGAAGCTGGCGAAGATCTTCGACCGCGGCCGGGTCAAGTTCGGCCGCTTCGGCCGCTGACGACGGCCCACAACCGGACCGTCCGGTCGATGCCACCGGACGCCAGCCACCGCCCGTCGGGGCTGAACGCCACCGCCCGTACGGCGCCGCGGTGCCCGGTGAGGGTGGCGGCGACGGACGGGCGTACCGGATCGGTGAGGTCGCAGACGATGAGGTCTGCGGCCTCGCCGGCGTAGGCGAGCGACCGGCCGTCCGGGCTGAAGGCCACCGAGAGGACCTGACCCGCGCCGGCGCCCGGTGCCGGCGTCGCCGTGCGGATCCCGGCGGCCGGGTCGGTGACGTCCCAGAGCGAGGCGCTGCCCTTGCGCCAGGACCCGCCGGTGCCGCCGGCGACGCCGAAGTCCCCGTCGGCGGTGGCCAGCAGGCGTCCGTCCGGGCTGAACGCCACCGCGTTGATCGAGGGCGTGCCGGCGAAGAACGCGGTCGTCGCCCGGCTCCGGACGAACGGCACGAGCGTGCTCATCCGTACCGGATGGGCCGGATCGGTGACGTCCCAGAGGATGCCGGTGTTCTCCGGATCGCCGGCGCCGGTGGCCAGCAGCCGCCCGTCCGGTGCGAAACCCACCGCCTTGACCGGCCCCGACCACCGTGCCGTCGCCGCACGCCGCACGGGCCGCGCCGGGTCGCTGACATCCCAGAGATGCACGGTCCGGTCGCTGCCGCAGGCCAGCAGCCGGCCGTCCGGGCTGAACGCGACCGCGTTGACGCCGGCCTCCTGCCGCACGTCACGGCCGAGCCAGCCGGGCCGGTCGTGTGCGAGGGTGGCCAGGCAGGCCGGATCGGCGAGGCTCCACAGCAGGACTCTCCGGTCGCCGCCGCCGGTCGCCAGTATTCGTCCGTCCGGGCTGAACGCGACCGCGCGCACCGCGCGGCGGTGGCCGCGCAGGGCGGTGATCCGCGCCGGGTGCTCCGGGTCGGCGACGCTCCACAGGATGGCGGTCCGGTCGTTGCCGCACGAGGCCAGCAGCCGGCCGTCGGGGCTGAATGCCAGCCCGTTCACCGCCCGGCGGTGGCCTGGGGGAGGGGACGCCATGGCCCAGTCTCCCCTATGGACGGCCGTTTACAGCAGGGGTTCGATGTGGCGGCTGGGTAGTGGTCCGGGGCGGGCCATGTAGTAGCCCTGGCCGAGTTCGATGCCGAGTGAGCGGAGTTTTTCGTGTTCGGCGTGGGTTTCGATGCCTTCGGCGATGAGCATGGCGCCGGTTTCGCGGGCGAAGGTGGCCAGGGCGCGGGCGAGGGCGGTGCGGATGGGGTCGGTGTCGATGTCTCGGACGAGGGTGATGTCGAGTTTGATGATGTCGGGGCGGAGTTGCAGTACGTGGCTGAGGCTGGCGTAGCCGGCGCCGGCGTCGTCGACGGCGATGAGGATGCCGGCGGTGCGGAGTGTGTCGGTGATCTGGTTGAGGGCGTGGTAGTCGGTGACTTGGGTGTGTTCGGTGAGTTCGATGGTGATGCCGCGGTGTGCGTGTGCGAGGAGCAGGGTGGTGACGGCGGGGGTGGTGATGGCTTCGACGGAGAGGTTGATGCTGAGCCAGGCGCCGGGTGGCATGTCGTCGAGGCGTTGGAAGGCGGTTTGGGCGGCGAGGAGTTCGAGGTCGACGCCGAGGCCGGCGGCGTTGGCGGCGGCGAAGGCGTGTACGGGGCTGGTGAAGTGTTGGTGGTCGAAGCGGGCGAGGGCTTCGTAGCCGCGGACCAGGCCGTCGTGGAGTTGGACGACGGGTTGGAAGGCGAGTTGGATGGCACGGTGGTCGAGCACGCTACGGAGCACCTGTTCGGCGGTGGAGGTGAGCGGCTCGGTGTTCATGTGGTTACTGTGCGCCGTCGACCTCAAGACCAGCTACAGCGCCAGTCAAATCAGGAGCAGTGCTGTGCGACCGGGGACAGCCACTGCTTCAGCGTCGGGCCGAGCACCGTGTTCACGTCCTCACTGGTCTTGACCGCGCCGACGAAGCCGGCGTCGTCGGCCTTGGCCTGAATCTGCTCGGCGGTCCGCTCGCCGTCGGCCCGGAGTTGGGGGTCGGTGCTGGCGCTGGTCGCCGCCCGGATGGCGGACGCGAACTCGGTGAGCGACCGCCGCACCTCCGCTCGGGGCTCCTTGTCGGAGCCGGCCTTCTGCCGCGCGGCCACCAGGTCGGTGAGCGCCTCGGCGAACGGGGCCAGGTTCTTGCCGTACACCTGGCCGAGGGCCTCGCACGAGGACCGGATCGAGCCGTCGGCGGCGGGCGCCGCGGCGCTGGTCGCGGCCGGGGCGCCGACCGGCGCCGCGGTCGTCGGGCCCGTGGCGATGCCGCAGGCGGCCGCCGGGAGCAGCACGCCGCCGATTACCAATGCCTGCACGGCCCGGCGCATCGGATCCTCCTTACGGGTGGGAGCGCTCCCACGAATGGGTAGGACCATACGTCGTGCGGCCGCGGTAGTCCAGAGACGGGCCTCTATGGAGACCGGGCCGGCGGCAACCGGCCCGGTCTCCGGCGGCGGCGGTCAGAAGACCCGCGCGGCCACCTCGGCGGGCGCACCCAGCAGGCCGTCGATCTCGTCGTCCAGCCGCACCAGCGTCAGCGAGGCGCCGGCCATGTCGAGCGACGTGCAGTACTCGTTGACGTAGCTGCGCCCGACGGTGATGCCGCGGTCGGCCAGCCGCCGGTGCGCATGCCGGTAGAGGATGTACAGCTCGCTGATCGGCGTGCCGCCCAGGCCGTTGATCATCAGGGCGACCCGGTCGCCGGACTCGTACGGCAGGTCGCCGGCCACGGCCTCCAGCATGTCGTCGAGGATCGCGTCCGCATCCTTGATCTTGCGTCGCTCCCGGCCCGGCTCGCCGTGGATGCCGACCCCGAACTCGATCTCGTCGCCGCCGAGCTCGAACAGCGGCGAGCCCTTCGCGGGCGGCGTGCAGGCGGTCAGCGCGACGCCCATGGTGCGGGTGACGTCGTTGACCTTGCGTCCGATCCGCAGCACCTCGGCCATGTCCGCGCCCTGCTCGGAGGCGGCGCCGACGGCCTTGATGACGAAGAAGTTGCCGGCCACGCCGCGCCGCCCGACCGTGTAGGTGGAGTCCTGCACGGCCACGTCGTCGTTGATGGTCAGGATCTCCGCGGTCACGCCGTCCGCCTCGGCCATCTCCCTGCCCATGTCGAACGCCATCCGGTCGCCGGTGTAGTTGTTCACCAGCAGCAGCACGCCCTTCGGCGAGGCGAGCAGCTTCGCGGTCTCGTACACGTAGTCCATCGGCGGGGCCGCGAACACGTCGCCCGGGCAGGCCGCGTCGAGCATGCCGCGGCCGACCGCCATGACGTGCGCCGGTTCGTGGCCGGAGCCCGAGCCCTGGACGATGGAGACCTTGTCCTCCCGGGGCGCGTCGGTGCGCATGATCAGGTTGTACTCCGGTACGTACCTGAGGCGGCCCGGATTGGCCAGGGCGACGCCCTCGAGCATCTCCGCCACGTAGTTCTTGGGATCGTTGACGAACTTCTTCACGACGTCGCTCCTTGTCTCTGCCAGGTCTCACTGATCCGCTCGACGATGACCGCCACCGCGGTGGCGCCGGCGTCGACCGAGCCCCTGCTCCGCTCGCCGGTGTACGCCGCGCGTCCCCGCTTCGCGACCATCCCGCTCGTCGCCTCGGCCGCCTCCCGGGTGGTTACGGCGGCCGCCCGCAGCGCGTCGCCCGGGCCCGCGCCGGCGGCGAACTCCCGCTCGAGCCGGTCGGCCAGCGGCACGAGGGCGTCCAGCAGCGTCTTGTCGCCGACGTCCGACTGCCCGCGTGCCTTGATCCCCTCGACGGCCGCGCGGACCATCGCGACCACCTGCGCGCCGGTCAGGTCCGCGGCGGTTCCCGCGGCGGCTCCGGCGCGCAGGAAGGCGGTGCCCCAGAGCGGCCCGGACGTGCCGCCGATCCGGGACGCGAGGATCATCCCGGCCCGCTTCAGGAACGTGCCGGCGTCGCTGCGGTCGATCGCGTCCCAGCCGTCGAGAAGCTTCTCGAACCCGCGCGCCAGCGAGTAGCCGAGATCGCCGTCGCCGACCACGGCGTCGAGGTCGCCGAAGTACTTCTCGTTCTCGATCGCGGTCTCGGCGATCGTCCGGACCACCAGCTCGGCGCCCGGCAGCGCGTTTCCGATCATCCCGGTCCTCCTCCCATACAGGCACGCAGATCGCCCAGCGTCAGATAGGCACCCGGCCGCGCCCCGCTCCGGTTCGCCAGCACCTCGACCCGGGGCCGGCCCGGATCGCCGAGCTCCGAGACGACCAGCGCCGCCTCGCCGAACTCCTCGTGCCGGGTGTAGCCGTTGACCGTCACCAGGCAGCGGAACCCGGCGCCGGTCGCGGCGAGCAGCCCGTTGCGGGAGTCCTCGATCACCAGCGTGTCCCGGGGGTGCAGGCCCAGCCGGTCGGCCGTCAGCCGGTAGATCGCGGGATCCGGCTTCTTGGCCGGCACCACGTCGCCGGCGAACACCGGGATCCGCGCGGCGGCGTGCGGGCCCACCGCGTGCTCCAGCACCGCGCGTACCGATTCCTCGGCCGACGTCGACGCCACCGCGACCGTCCATCCGTCGTCCAGCGCCGCGGGAATGATCCGGGCTATGCCCGGCCGGGCCGGGATACGGCCCTGCTCCACCAGCCGCCGGAACTCCGCGGTCTTCGCCCGGTGCCAGGTGAGCAACAGCTCGGCCCGGTCGGCGTCGCCGACGGCCGCGGCGAACGCCGGATCCTCGAACAGGCTCGCCATCCGCTCCTTGCCGCCGCCGATCCGCAGCTTGGCGGCGTACTCGTCCTCGCTCCAGCGCGCGGGCAACCCGAACCGCTCGAACGTGGCGTTGAACGCCGGCAGGTGGCCGTGCCGCTCGGTGTCGGCGAGCACGCCGTCGCAGTCGAACACCAGGGCGGTCACCACGCGCGTCCCGACCCGCCGAACAGGCGGATGTGCCGGCGCGCCATGTCCACGACCGCCGCACGCTGGTGCCGGAACAGCGACGGCGGGTCCCACCGGTCCCGCTCGCCCGCCTCGCGCAGCAGCTCGAGACTCGACTTCAGGTAGGTCTCCTTGAGCGCCGTCGAGATGTTGACCTTCGCGCAGCCCCGGGCGATCAGGTCGGTGAACTGCTCGTCGGACAGCCCGGTCCCGCCGTGCAGCGCCATCGGGACTCCGGTGGCGGCGACCAGGTCGCTGACCCGCTGCGCGTCCAGCACCGGTGCCTGCTTGTACCGGCCGTGCGCGTTGCCGATCGCCGGTGCGAAGCAGTCGACGCCGGTGCGCTCGATGAAGTCGACCGCGACCTCCAGGCTATGCACGGCCGGGGCCTCGTCGGAGCCGAGGTCGTCCTCGACGCCCTGTATCCCCTCGATCTCCCCCTCGACGTGCGCGCCGGCCGCGCGGGCC belongs to Amorphoplanes digitatis and includes:
- a CDS encoding EAL domain-containing protein; its protein translation is MNTEPLTSTAEQVLRSVLDHRAIQLAFQPVVQLHDGLVRGYEALARFDHQHFTSPVHAFAAANAAGLGVDLELLAAQTAFQRLDDMPPGAWLSINLSVEAITTPAVTTLLLAHAHRGITIELTEHTQVTDYHALNQITDTLRTAGILIAVDDAGAGYASLSHVLQLRPDIIKLDITLVRDIDTDPIRTALARALATFARETGAMLIAEGIETHAEHEKLRSLGIELGQGYYMARPGPLPSRHIEPLL
- the dhaK gene encoding dihydroxyacetone kinase subunit DhaK — translated: MKKFVNDPKNYVAEMLEGVALANPGRLRYVPEYNLIMRTDAPREDKVSIVQGSGSGHEPAHVMAVGRGMLDAACPGDVFAAPPMDYVYETAKLLASPKGVLLLVNNYTGDRMAFDMGREMAEADGVTAEILTINDDVAVQDSTYTVGRRGVAGNFFVIKAVGAASEQGADMAEVLRIGRKVNDVTRTMGVALTACTPPAKGSPLFELGGDEIEFGVGIHGEPGRERRKIKDADAILDDMLEAVAGDLPYESGDRVALMINGLGGTPISELYILYRHAHRRLADRGITVGRSYVNEYCTSLDMAGASLTLVRLDDEIDGLLGAPAEVAARVF
- the dhaL gene encoding dihydroxyacetone kinase subunit DhaL; its protein translation is MIGNALPGAELVVRTIAETAIENEKYFGDLDAVVGDGDLGYSLARGFEKLLDGWDAIDRSDAGTFLKRAGMILASRIGGTSGPLWGTAFLRAGAAAGTAADLTGAQVVAMVRAAVEGIKARGQSDVGDKTLLDALVPLADRLEREFAAGAGPGDALRAAAVTTREAAEATSGMVAKRGRAAYTGERSRGSVDAGATAVAVIVERISETWQRQGATS
- a CDS encoding HAD-IA family hydrolase, whose amino-acid sequence is MTALVFDCDGVLADTERHGHLPAFNATFERFGLPARWSEDEYAAKLRIGGGKERMASLFEDPAFAAAVGDADRAELLLTWHRAKTAEFRRLVEQGRIPARPGIARIIPAALDDGWTVAVASTSAEESVRAVLEHAVGPHAAARIPVFAGDVVPAKKPDPAIYRLTADRLGLHPRDTLVIEDSRNGLLAATGAGFRCLVTVNGYTRHEEFGEAALVVSELGDPGRPRVEVLANRSGARPGAYLTLGDLRACMGGGPG
- a CDS encoding class II fructose-bisphosphate aldolase, which gives rise to MPVVAMKEILDRALAERYGVAAINIVNDLTIEAVLAAAEQERAPVILQTSVKTVDMYGRRRLHDIFQALARDASIPVTLHLDHCPKRSVITDCLRGGWNSVLFDAHELDVAENLRQTTEVVAEARAAGAHVEGEIEGIQGVEDDLGSDEAPAVHSLEVAVDFIERTGVDCFAPAIGNAHGRYKQAPVLDAQRVSDLVAATGVPMALHGGTGLSDEQFTDLIARGCAKVNISTALKETYLKSSLELLREAGERDRWDPPSLFRHQRAAVVDMARRHIRLFGGSGRAW